aaaaaataatattttttatgctaaaaatattattttttattgtgaatatcggtaaaaatgtgctaaaaaatattattttgaatatgCTAAAAAATATGCTAAAAATTTTTGATGCTACCTATCGGCTATGGGTGGTTCCACAACTCTCATCCAAGGGCTAGGCTACAATGGAGTCACATGTAATCTTTTCAGATTTGTAACATCACCACCATCTTACTTcgtatttatttgaatttgaaattcgAGACCCAAATATATTCATACCATAGTTTTTCAttcaacatatattttattttcaaactcAACTCTCATAAATGTATTTATTGCGAgcttatttatataaatataatataacaaaTAAAACTTAAACTTCCAACTAgagtttgataaaaaaaaatcaattgaaATAAAAAGTTTCGACCACAACTGATATATTAAAACTTATGAAAAAACTCATAATCTATatcatataaatttaaattcaaaattcataTTAGAACTATTACTAAATAATGTTCCCAAATTGTTGAgcgggtctcatgtgagaccaatacgtgagatgagtcaataatattcatattcacaataaaaaataatattttttcatggttgacccaaataagagatccgtctcacaaataccaCTTATGAGATCGTCCcgtacaagtttttgcccaaaTTGTTTTGCAATATTTTCGAAATCTTGGGCAACTTGATCCATCACAGGTGAATTTTCATTCTCAAAGTCAAGCTTAGAATCGTGTCTTCTTTCCTTCCACTTCTTCCCACGAAAAAATCTCCACCACCAAACTCTCTATTTACCTTTCATCTTCCCTCCATTTTCTCTCATTACTTCGCCAATTTTCCTTGCAATGGATTTCTTGTCCGATATCACGAAACATGATCACGATTCCAAGCCGAAGCCAACTTCCGATCACTCCACGAACCCCGATCACGGGCACCACAAGAGACCATCAAACTCCGACCTTCTCAACAGCGCCAAGGTGGTAGCTGACGCGGCGAAATCCCATCTCCGCCATGAGCCACAGAAGCATGAAAATGGGATGGTCGCTAATGCGGCCGCGGATCTACTATGCGGCGCTTCAGAGTACGGAAATCTAGATGATAGTAAAGGAATGGGAAAGTACGTTGACAAGGCGGAGGATTATCTCCGCCAGTACCACACGACTCACTCCACCACCACCGTTGTTGATTCCCACGGTAAC
This genomic interval from Primulina eburnea isolate SZY01 chromosome 16, ASM2296580v1, whole genome shotgun sequence contains the following:
- the LOC140816310 gene encoding nodulin-related protein 2-like, with product MDFLSDITKHDHDSKPKPTSDHSTNPDHGHHKRPSNSDLLNSAKVVADAAKSHLRHEPQKHENGMVANAAADLLCGASEYGNLDDSKGMGKYVDKAEDYLRQYHTTHSTTTVVDSHGNKTTTTTTSTTVTTDPEKDPATGGVGDYVKMAEGFLHKPSGGGGGAGAGDFMKMAGDFLKN